In Electrophorus electricus isolate fEleEle1 chromosome 10, fEleEle1.pri, whole genome shotgun sequence, the genomic window ACCTAAACCAAGTGaccaaataaatacagaaaattcCACTTGTAACTGGTCTAGCCAAGTTGAAATCAGCCTTGTTGGTGTCAGTGAGTTTGCCCCTTTGTGAATTATCTGCTTTTTTTACACTgctattttttatattttttattgggTTTAATTTGATATTGTTGGTCATTTGTGAAGCATCCTTTTTAAATACAGGTTGACTTATCTTCACCCTCCCAATGCCCCTTTTTACAGGATACCATGGATAGTTCACACTCAGGTGCAGTATCTCTAGAAGAACGCTTTGATTCCATATACCTTAGGGCTGGTGCTGACCGCAACCTCCAGGATTCTGTCTCAGTTCCTCAAGGCACTCAGAACAGTTTCCACATCTTGGGCAAAACTCCTGTTGGAGAGAGTGAAGTAGGGGTTGACCTTGGGCAGACTATGGACTTTAATGCTTTAGGACTTCGTGGAGGCCCTTGTGGAGACTCGTTCAACCTCGAGCAACAGCCAAATGTCACTAGTAATGAGCGTCCTGGAGACTCTCTGGAGGCAAAGTACCTTTCTCAGAGCTTCCATCCGAATGAAGGCGGGCATAGTGATATTTGGAATCACCGCTCAGATGATGTGGAACTAGAGTTCCAACAAGGTATGATCCTTCACAACTGATTTTCTGTTCATCAGTATAGCACtgtgtgtgccttttttttttttctcataaaagACATTAGGATGTCATGCATATGAAGTGTCTTCATGTTTTAGGTGCAAATGCTACTCATAGTGTTGTCTACCAAAATGAGGAGGGCAAGTGGGTGACTGATCTTGCCTACTACTCCTCTTTCAAAAAGGAGATGGAGACAGATATGCCTGAGAATATTGCTGCACAGTTGGAGTCAGAGGATTTTGTTGGTGGCAGTAAGTACAGGGGAATGTTGACCTTATGCCTAAcaattattttactgtgtgtCGGGATATGTCACCGTTTTCACGCCATGCAGGTCAGGTCATGGAAAAGATTATTCAGGATCAAAAAGAGTTTGAAAAGGAGCATCAGTTCATGCAGGTGAAAACTGCTCACTTTTCTTAATTCATCCTGACAATATAAACTGCCCTCGCAACTGTTCCTTCAGCCATAATTCAAAACAAAtctgaactttttaaaactgatgTTTCAAACTAGAGGTCACAGAGTGGAGTCACAGAaccttttccatttttcctGATAGGAGGAAAAAATTGAAGCAGTTAACACTGGTACAGCCCTTGGTGATACCTCTTGGAAAGTCCCCTCTGGTAGCTACATTTTGATGAGGGCCTCCCAAGTTTCCAATGAGTTTGAGAAGGGGGACCAAAGTTATTTGCGCATTTCCCTGGGGGAGTTTTTTCAGCAGCGCTCTGAGGCTCTGGGCTGTTTAGGGAGCCGTGCTGAGGACAACATAAAGAGGGTGAGGACCAGTAAACAAACCAAACTCCTCAGTGTTTGTCATTATAGCTCAGGCTGCATAATTAATACagataaatcatttaaatgtcaTGCTCCTTTGCAAAATGCTAACAAGCTAGCTCTGGCAAGTAACTAAATAATTCAGACTGGCCATGAacattactaaaaaaaaaatttttactCCCCTCCTTCAGCCCTCATTTGGTTATGTAATCAACTCTCCAGAGAAGAGGGAGCCCTTTGCTCTGCTCCGGCCTTCTGATTTCTCTTCCAGGGGAGGCTCTGTTCACAGCGACACAGTGGATCTCAGTGATACTGATGAGACTATGAATCCTGGTATGAGGTCAAGTACTTTCCTGGAATCCCTAAGAGTGCAtttttataaacattattttagttatttatgaTCAGgggtttatgaaaaaaaatgttgactGTCCCCCTTGCTATCAAACTTTAGAGGATTTGGAGAAAACCATTGAACCCACAGCAGCTGAGCTTCACCCAGCGAATGATTCACTTCCAGAGACAACTGGAAAAAATGTCCAGGTCTGCTGACATTCTAAACACTTCACCAAGCTatttttgttataaattatatatatattaattatatatttagtttGTGAAAAcctctaattttattttatttggcaTTAGATTCCACCTGTGTTGTCACTGGGTGATGAGCAGAGTTCAGGCCTCAGTTCTGAATCACCCAATTCCAGCAACAGCCTAACGCTGAGCATTAGCACAATTGCTTCGGCAATTGCAGATGCTTCATTCAGTTCTGATCCAGCCCAGCTTGCAGCAATGATAATAGAGTTGTCCAAAAAGGGTCACCCAAAACATGGTCAGCGGGCAGGGGAAGCTGATCAGAACCCTGTTCCTGAACAAGTGCTTCAGGACCCTATGCAGAAAACTTTATCCCTGGGTGACCTGAGTGCTCTTGACATGGAGAAATATCTAAAGAAGGCTGAGGTGTCCAGCAGTGACAGTGATTGTTCCAACTCCCAGTCCTGCCTTGACATCCTGAGCTTGGCCGACTCCAACAGGTcgacacagacacagtctctTCCCTTGCAAAATGAAATTGGTGTTCATGTTGAAGATTCAATCTCAGAGAGAACTCAAGTAATAAAGAAAAGCCAAGTATCAAGTGTTGTATCCAACCAGTCCAATGGCACTGTGTCAGAAGTTAAACGGTCAGATGTGAAGAGAAGTGCAATTCCTCGGCCAAAGACCAGCATTACAACAGCCACAGCAAATCCAGCTAGGAGATCGGTCTGTGCAGGGCAGCCACTGACATCGTCAACCGTCAGATCCAGACCTGTGGAAGTCAAGTCCGGGGCTGAAAGAAGCAAAAGTGAGGGCCCTACAGCCACTCCGGCGAGAAACAGAAGTTGTCTAGAACCCAGGGGCAAAATGGGCACCGCTCGACCACAGGTGTCTGGCGCCTGTCACTCTCTGAAAGGGAATGGCTCCTCAATAGAGCCTTCTGCCACTCCAAAGACCTCTCCTGCGGTTCGAAGCAGTCAGCGTCCCGAGCTGCCATTACCAAGGAGCTCACCGCACACTCCTCGGAGCAAAAGCTGCACGGGGCGACTGGATGCATCCACCACAGAGGAGGAACATTCACTGAGGAGCCCCTCCCAGGCTGTGGGAAAAGAGAAGCCAACAGCTGCTCAGCAGAATCCTCTCCAAAGTACTCAAAATAAGTTTGGCAAGTTTGTATTGATGTTACTGTAAAATGAGCGTTTCTCTTTACTAAAGTAGTTTTGTGTTGCTTTTAAAGGCTCTCCTGAGCACAGTGCCACTGGTGGTGTGGAGGTTGGCCACTGCTCCTTCAGACCATCAACCTCTCCACTCACCCATTCAAGCCCCAGTCAGACTTTACTGCCTAGTCGATATGGGTAAACTGCTATCTTTATTGGTCAAGATTTGTGTTTAAGTAGTCAGTAGTATAGAGAACAGAGGTGAGAAACTGAGTTTGCAGAAGTTCATGTTTGGAAAGTATAGAATTTTGTCATTGATTACAAAAAACTGATTTCTATATAAGCATAGCTTGGCCCAACAAATTCAGTGGTATGTGAAATGAACTCTTCTTGTGAAATTCTGTGTGGTTTTTAGTTCACACTGACTTCATCTTATCTGCGTCACAGGGAGCTGTCTCCGTCCTCCAGTGCTGATGTGGGTGAGCAGAGTCCTGGGGCTAATCCCCTCTCACCCCAGTCTCACTTCCCCAGTCCATCTTTTAGCAGGCTTACCTATCTCTCTGTTAATGAGAACACTGTACTGCCCACTCCGGATCAACATAAGGTGGGTGCAAGGTCAGACTAATTAGCATGAAGACTATGAGAATATGAAGCCCAAAATTGAAAtgcattgcattttgttttgaagCATTGCCAAGTTctcttgttttgattttgtaatcTCTGAGGtatttgtggtgttttgcttCTTTTGGGGATTTGAGTATGGGTGTTCTgaacaaattaatgaatttgttcatttatttgtgtagttGTCTGCTTCATTATGTAAATGTGGTAATGATGGCTTATTTTgaggtggttttttttggttttctgtgCAAAGATGCATTTCCTTaaggaaagttaaaaaaaaaaaaaaaaaaaaagtgcatctGCTCAgcctaatatttatttatttatttatttatttatttatttatttatttatttatttatttatttatttattttagaatataCAGCAGAATTCATTATAGCAACCATGACAATTGGTCAGAATTAAGATCCATATACATGTCAGCAGGCATTGCTGTTTTCAGCATGTCATAGCTCATatggatgatgatgattttgagTAAACTTGAGCTTGTACCAATTGTCAAAAATATacagtagtttaaaaaaaaaaatgtacaagcCAGAACATCAGGGATGCAGCTGGATTCACTTGGTTTATTTGAATATCTTGTTTTGCCTTGTCAGAAAAATAACTCCATGACTCTGAGCACCACCATCATCAGAGCAAGTCCCACTCCACCAGGGGACCCTGTTGACACAAACGGACCTGTCCATCAGAAAACTAATGCAGGCATGGTTGTCTCTTTAAAGAGTCCACAATCTCCTTGTCATACAGAAACTCCCTATCTGATCCAGAAGGCCTCAGAACTTTGCCCACGTAGCCAAAGTGAGTGCAACTTCTGTGAAGACTACACAAGTGAGGGTGGGACAGGGAAATACCAAGCTGTGCCTGGGCTGAGTCTGTACCCTCAGGGTGACTCTGGTTATTCCAGCAACCTCAACATCCAGCATCAGCCTGGCATTATTGGGGAACAGGGTACCAATCCATTGCCTAATATCTCAGGACCAGGGACTGAAGCTTTCTTCTGCTCTCGCTATGTTCTCCCCTCTTCCACCTACAAACCTGAAGACTTGAGATACAGGTTGACCACCCAGGGTGCTTTGTCAGACCTAACATCTGGTTTGCCAACTCTTCTAACTGGACGATCAATCTTTAGCACGCAGCTAGCACAGCAGTACTTTAACACGGAAGGGCCTTCCTCCTACCATTTAGGAGCCCTGGCTGGACCGTATGGTTTGTCGGCTGCCATACCTAGTGCCAATCCGCATATTGGGCATGCACATGTACCTGGGCCAGCAGGTCTGTCATCTGCCTACATGAATGCTGGCCAACACCCTCATCAGTACCCCCTAAGCAAACCTTATGGACAACCCATTGTTGGGGCTTGGTCTGCAAGGGACCTGGCTGATCTCACAAGTAggtgtttatttcattattggagggatttttctttttaattttttttttttttttttttttttttttccattttgaaattttaatgaatgtaaatggtAGCGTGAAAAGAGCtgcttttggttttgctttgtcTTCTGATGTCATCAGGTTCTTCTGTAGTTAATGGTTGCTCTGTTTCCTAGGCCAAGTGGTTGTCCCAGAAGAGCTGAAATTTCCCAGTGCTTGCTGTGTGGGCATTGCATGTCAAACGTCCCTCAGCATTTTTAACCCCTCAGAGCGATGGCAACAAGTTGTCATCTCCATAGCAAACCTATCCATCGATGGAGAAAAGGTTGGATCATTTTATGTGATTGTTAATCAGAACTGCATCTGTAACTGACCCACATGAATTGGTCACTTTGGTCACAATGAACATTTCGTTTGATACCCACAACTGTTCCCAGTCCTTGAATTTGTATATAAATCTTTAAATGAAGACCACCTTTAGCTCTTTACATGTAACCTCTTGGTCTGGcttggaaagaaagagaagtgaCGCCACAGTAACCAACACACATTCTGCTAAGAGTGTTGGGTTATACATTGGCTTTAACAGTAAATATCTGCCTAAGAGCATTGTTTGGTTCCTGGTCTTTGACAAAGAGAAttgtaaaataaagatttattattCATTGCATTATGACCTGTTAACATTTTGCAAgatattctaaaataatttaacaggATACTTGTACATAATGCTTGATTTGAGAACATGTACACAGAATATGTGCAAGTTGAACAGCTGTTGCTTTATCTCTCTAAAAAAATGCTGGATTAACACGTGACTGAATCTTATAATATTTGACCATTTGAACACAGCTCTTGAGTGACCAGAGATCATCTTTGTTTGACTTCACTTTGCTTGCAACTGTAAGTCAACCAATCTTAATGTAACCTTATTGCATTGCTCTTTCCAGGTGGACTCCCTCCCATACCAGTGGCTGATTGTGAAGAATAAGACCATAATTGGCCCCAAGAGTACAGAGGAGCAGAAGGTTTTGTTGATTGCTCCTAGGGCTGGCCTGTACCAGTGCACTCTCAGCGTGTCCTCCTGGCCTGCCTCTGCTGAAAGTGAGACTGTGGCACATGCTGAAGCCTTTGCCAAGAAAGTGGTGCTTGTTGCTGTGGCAGAGAACCCTGCAATACAAGTAAGGGTGTTGGGCATATCAAACTTAACACAATTTGTGCAAGAAGAAAAAAGCTGAATATAATCAGTTTGGTAAAAATGAAATTTTCAAGATTTCACCAGAACAATGACTTCTGGATGTGGACAACTATGGAAGATTAACACTTTAAGGTTCTGTTGACAGGTAGATATTGACAAGACGGGATGTCTGGACTTTGGAGACATGACAGGAGGCAGCGTCAAGGCCCTGCCACTCAAACTGGTGAACAGGACTCGTGCCACTGTGCCCATTCGCTTAGTTATCAGTGCGGTTAGTGAGAACTTTCAATTTGCTGCTGTTAGTGTGAGCGGTGCAATTCATTCATCTCTAGTTATTTTTGCCTCTTGTAGACTGGAgtttaaacactgaaatgtacaTAAAATGTCTGATGCTTAATTTGTTCTAGAATGCCTCAGCCTGGCATTGCTTCAGCTTCTCCAAGAGTCCTCTTGCTATGACTGGAGATGGCTCTGTCCTTTCTAGTGGGAACTTGAACCCTGTTTCTGCCCCATCAGTCATAAATCATGTGATGCACTCCAGCTATGGAGATGTAAGTGTGTAATGTGCTTCATGCATTATTTGCATACTTTTGGACGTGTTTTGGGTTTAGCTTTTTcacctttttgcttttctgaattAACATGGTTACAGTCTGTTTTTGTTAAAGTGCATGTTGGTTGTAAATTTAACAGATGGCTCTTCTAAACTGATTTACACAAACCTTTTATCTCTACAGAATCCAGATAGCTTCTTGGTGTGGGTTCATTTTAATGCACCTCAGAAGTTCAGCATGAAGTCTGGTATGACTCATTCCTTTTGATAAAAATGTAGATTGCTTAGGACTTGCAAATGTTTTTCTAGATGTCGCACAACAGTAGCATCATGGCTGTTTCAACAACCAATATAACACTAGATCTACCATGTCATGTGGTACAGGTGAGTTAGGCCCAGCAGATGATTTCAGTGCTCGAGTGGATATCGAGGTGGACAGCCCTGGCCCCAGTCGTGTTATCCAAAGTGTTGCCCTCAGGGCGAGGTCAGGGACAGCCAGAGTACATGCCCCCAAAGACCTGCAGGTGAGATGTTTTCATCCTACCTGACCTGGACCTAGTTGGTAGTAGCTTCATACTCATGTTCTGCTTCCCTCTACATCCAGAGAAAAGAGCGAGTGAACAAAAGTCTGGACGGGGTATAACTTGTCTGAAATGGTCGATTGGATTGATGTTCACTGTAGAAAAATCTTAAGAACTTTTAAAtcctgtgtgtgagtcagaTGGGGGAGGCCACAGAGTACAGGCCTGACATTAGAAGGCACAGGTGTACCTTCTTTGTATAGGATGGatggtgtggggttttttttctgtgtaaatatAATGCCTTTAGTCTATTCTGGTGTAATTTGAGTCCAGTCAGCAAGATGAATGAAACATGTTCATCTGATTTCCATAAGATATCTGggaatatatttttgtttgtgcctACATTCTTTTGCTTTTATATGCGCTTTACAGCCCGTTTGTCTTCAGTCCCTGTTGGGTCAGTCAGCCAGGCAGAGTCTACCCCTGAAGAATGCAGGCAATATTGATGTCCATCTCCGAATGAAGGTACAATTTCTTTACTAGCATTTGAACCAAACTGTTCAGTTGCATTTATTCAGCAAACGTCCGCAGCACTGTCATGGTCCATAAATCTTTGGCCCCACTGCGAGAGGCATGGCGGAGGGCCTTTTTAATGTATACAACTTGGTTATAAAATTTCTGATTTCCTCCCCTATGCCAGTGGACCAAAGCTTCTAAATGCATGCGATTAACTTATTTCAAGTAACTGGTAAATCCATTAGCATGTTTTGTAATATCACATAAACatttgtggatttgtgtgtgagGAATCATCTGAGTTATACTTTACAGAGTAATGATTGTAACAGCAGCTTCTCAGTGAAGCCAGATGAGCTCATCTTACGAACTGGAGAGGAACAAAATGTCATTGTCACTTTCACGCCCCAAGACAGCCGGAAATGCATAGAGGGGTATGCCGCTAGTCacttgttttagtttttaactCTCTTGGGGTTCAAACTGACTGTGCTTGGCAGACTGCAGTACTCTTTAATGGAGTATTCATCTTTGTTCTCCCAGTGTACTGACTATCTTCGTGCTGCCCAGCGGGCCACAGTATGAGGTTGTCCTTAAGGGAGAGGTTGTACAGGGGAATTCTGGGAATGCGTCAACTACACCTGTCACAGTGCTCCATTCTGAGGTGCCACCTATCCTCTCCAACAAACAGTTCATGTCCTGGGGAGGAGTCACTCTGGGTAGGGCAGTGTAAGTACACCAGATGCTTACCCATGAGCATCTCTCAAGAGATATCGGAACATGGAGTTATATAGGTTTATTCAGAGAAACAAAGATATTAAGAGTATGTTCCTGTTGCAGGCAGCAGAAGCTGGTGTTGAGGAACAATTCTCCCACTGCCTCGCAGCAGCTCCGCCTCCTTATAAGAGGTCAGGACCAGGACTGCTTTCAGGTTGGTTGCATGTAAGATGCATTTGTGTGATTTGGTCACTAATCTGTGCTTAATTTTCCAACTACATAAAGTAAATATGTTAAGCAATTGATTGAGGATGTATAGTAACTCAAAGGTCTGCCAGAGTAGATCTTTTACTCTTCTGGGAAAACTTGCTTTTAATTCTCTCTTCTGCAGTTGCAGAGTACTTTTGGCCCTGATGAGCGGTTGACTCGGAATAGAGAAATGTTAATCAAGCCCAAAGAGGATGTAGTAGTTCACCTTCTCTTTGCTCCTACTCGTGTTGCATCCATGCTGGCCAAGCTAGAGATCAAGCAGTCTGCTTTGCGAACCTCCCACCCAGGGGTTAAATTCACAGTaggttttaattatttaaaacctTTCAGTTGGTATCAGTTATTCCTGTTTACCTTAAATAAATGACTGGGAGTAGCCTTTCCCATTTTTATTGTACAAGACTTTACCTATGCACTCCATGTGCTGTCCAAGGGTGGTTTTGATCGATTACATATTTTCTTAGAATTTCTAAACCATTAAGTCCATATTCTCACATGAAGTGTTCTACCCTTTTGAGATCCCTCTGTCTGGATATGGTGGGACAAGCAATGTGATCCTGGAGGATGTGAGGAAGTGCTCTGATGGCTACGTAGCCACGCTGAGTGGTGTTCAGGCTGGCAGGGTCAGCAagctgtgcgtctgtgtgcgcaACACAGGCTCTCGCGCCGCTTTTGTCAGAGCCGTCGCCTACATCGACCTGGAGAAGCGCACGGTCATGCAGTCTTCTGCCATCAGCCTGTCACCTTCACAGTTTGTGCTCAAGGAGAGGACTCAAGAGGTGCGTTGGTTCGCAaaaggaaagtttttttttttcctgtgtgtgtttatgtaaaatcACAACTCCCCCAAAGCCCTATGATGGATTTCAGGTTTTTCACAGGCAATAGTACTATGTATGTTTTAATTGAAATGCCTTCCCCCATGACATATGAGggcataatttatttattctctctGGAAGTGATTTTAGTGACTTGGTGGTGTTGGCTATTGATGACTGTATTCGTCATTGTGCTGTGTTGGTAGGTGATTACAGTGGTGATGAAGGCATCTCGTAGGGAGCAGGCTCTCTGCCAGTCACAAAGTGCCGTCCTTGCCACTGTCTGCCTCTTCTGTGGAGACGAGATATCTCGCCAGCAGTTCAGGAAGTCAGTAACAGTTCCATaaagtgatttgtttattttttttaacaaaaaaatgaTGAGTCGCTTCAAGGGCCAGCTtctcaaaacagaaaatagtccatgttcttcatttaaaaatgttaacattttaaaaaaatattaatttaattacaaaacCTGACACTTTTTTGATTGTGTTGGGAGAGGGTTTTTAGCTTGAaggttattttttttccagtcctgAACACATTTAATGTCTGTCATCTTTCCATAATGGTGATATGagacttgtttgttttttgcttggtGCTGGCTTGCTCACCCCCCAAATCCATCCTCTCCTAGGTTACTGCGCATCAAACCTGAAGCAGGGAAAAAAGTATTGTCTGAAAACAGCTTGTTGAAAAACATTTCCTTTGATGAGCCTTTCCTTGGAGAGGAGCTTGTTCAGGAAGGTAAGACATCCTGTGTTTTGATGTTCAAAGCTGCATTGTTACTCAAAGAGGATGTGTAATTGAATGAATGTTTCTCACTGTGTCTTCTTTATCCAGCTTATGACCTTCCCCAGAGGCCAAATGAGGCTCAACTTTTCTATGGCAACATGAATAAGGTTATTCTGTCCCTCTTGGGCTCGGTGGAAATGTCCGACTCAGGAGAGAGCGACCACACTGAGTGCCTTAAGCCATCTCAGCACAACATTCCTGACTCGGACAGGTACAACCTCATGAGTGTTACTCCTGCCCATAACGCGTCCCTTGGGGAGGAGTGAGGagttaaaaacagacaaatggcCCTTGCTGTTAAATATTTGGTTAGAAAAGCAACTTTCATActtgattcatttttattttgaaccTCTGTTAAGGTAAGGTTTCCCTAGTAGTGATAACTATGTATAACTGTTTTTATCTTCAGTGGATTGGGGACATCGGAGCGTCAGTTTAGTAATGTCTCCCTAGATGTGCTGCCAGTGAAAGGGCCACCACTGTGCATCTCTGAGCCTGTGCTAAAGCAGCCTGAGCCTCGGGTGAACCACAGCTGGAGCATCCAGCCTGAGCAGCTCCTACTCACTGCGCCTAGCATCAGTGAGTTTCCCTGCATACTCAACATACAACACACTGGTTAAACTGCAATTACAGCTGGATAACGTACGTACAGCTGAGCTAAACAAGCTTAAACGTAAGGTTCGTTTGGCTTGTTTTTGCCTACAATTGGTAGACTTGTCCATATACTGAGTTGTCATATTGATCATAAGGTTCTCATAATGTCTGACTTGATAATTACCTGCAGATGGTACAGCTGACACCAAGCATATGCAGATCCGGAACCATTCAGATTGTGAGATGGGCTTTGAGCTGTCCTGGCCAGCTCATTGCCTGACCATCACTCCTCAACACGGAGTCATTCAGCCCAGGTATGACTTATGCTGTCTCTACTTGCTTCgtggcacacgcacacactgcctggccaaaaaagtcaccacctggatttaactaagcaaatgggTAAGAGCCTACCATTGGATAATTattgcatgggtgattgtttcagctggcaacaaattatttaaccctaactgatgcagagtagcttctcatttattaaacaaccatgtcgaaagacacatcctgtggtcgtggaaaagatgttaatctgtttcagaagggtcaaaatATTGTCATGCTTCAAGCagagaaaaatatttaaggagattgctgaaactactaaaatcaggttaagaactgaccaatgcattattaagtggaaggacagtggggaaacatcatcttcgaggaaggaatgtggtcagaaaaatcttgaatgatcgtgatcggcaatcgcttaaacgtgtggtgaaaacaaatcatagaaaaacagtagaactctgggatatatttaatagtgaaagtaagagcatttccacacacaatgcgaagggaactacTGGGACTGGTAGCTTTAAGAAAACCCCTTGTTAGGGAGGctaaacagcttcaatttgctagggagcataaagattggactctggcgcaatggaaggtcatgtggtctgatgtgtccagatttaccccattccagagtgatgggtaagaagagaggtggctgaagtgatgcacccttcatgcctagtgcctactgtacaagcctgggggggcagtgctatgatctggggttgttGCAGTTGGTCAGATCTAGGtcacgttatgtgcccaaagaatgaggtcatcTGACTACCTGAACATagctgaatatactgaacatatactgaggttattccatcaatagatttttttcttccctgatggcatgggcatattccaatttgacaatgccaggattcattgggctcaaattgtgaaatagtggttcagggagcatgagacctCATTTTCACACaaggatt contains:
- the cep192 gene encoding centrosomal protein of 192 kDa isoform X1 — its product is MDSFRNLEDETFPSFISNASMGNSGCATLGNVTLGSTLGVPMAASTVAKIRTTADNRLTDVQASYLEDGPLSCMHSQGSNYEKEKFVLSFKDDLDRADDFIAANRFSELLVKVNFDDLGCVSSSKASVTKVGPPSALARPSDYPSDISSGLLTFSQTGSKETLAAQGILAPAPIEEESPGSEAVDSDGVSGSVASFLANEKLMSLDSMNSDVSDDDLDMDRLHEEELKQYFNKLIPPAMQRGRVEGQEIPAAALPGSQASSSQTCFTEPDSSSKTRYNFLDKCDEEDFCMPDVRLAATGMDSCPASDEDTDDELDASQNHSRARFLLPSTSRQLVGESHQPNFRPGLEGGSSDDEPHQRAQILDSRTGIEHRRSAEGQVIDSPITGDGGGGDGSSGSEEDGNDGGVSTIPLPTGVQTTYDVLRGLGIVGGSGASENDQLLSQLPGLGRSCLAGQSKMGDRVCPVGTGEPEPSVQGPVSLSPVNWSINQDRQEAFDTMDSSHSGAVSLEERFDSIYLRAGADRNLQDSVSVPQGTQNSFHILGKTPVGESEVGVDLGQTMDFNALGLRGGPCGDSFNLEQQPNVTSNERPGDSLEAKYLSQSFHPNEGGHSDIWNHRSDDVELEFQQGANATHSVVYQNEEGKWVTDLAYYSSFKKEMETDMPENIAAQLESEDFVGGSQVMEKIIQDQKEFEKEHQFMQEEKIEAVNTGTALGDTSWKVPSGSYILMRASQVSNEFEKGDQSYLRISLGEFFQQRSEALGCLGSRAEDNIKRPSFGYVINSPEKREPFALLRPSDFSSRGGSVHSDTVDLSDTDETMNPEDLEKTIEPTAAELHPANDSLPETTGKNVQIPPVLSLGDEQSSGLSSESPNSSNSLTLSISTIASAIADASFSSDPAQLAAMIIELSKKGHPKHGQRAGEADQNPVPEQVLQDPMQKTLSLGDLSALDMEKYLKKAEVSSSDSDCSNSQSCLDILSLADSNRSTQTQSLPLQNEIGVHVEDSISERTQVIKKSQVSSVVSNQSNGTVSEVKRSDVKRSAIPRPKTSITTATANPARRSVCAGQPLTSSTVRSRPVEVKSGAERSKSEGPTATPARNRSCLEPRGKMGTARPQVSGACHSLKGNGSSIEPSATPKTSPAVRSSQRPELPLPRSSPHTPRSKSCTGRLDASTTEEEHSLRSPSQAVGKEKPTAAQQNPLQSSPEHSATGGVEVGHCSFRPSTSPLTHSSPSQTLLPSRYGELSPSSSADVGEQSPGANPLSPQSHFPSPSFSRLTYLSVNENTVLPTPDQHKKNNSMTLSTTIIRASPTPPGDPVDTNGPVHQKTNAGMVVSLKSPQSPCHTETPYLIQKASELCPRSQSECNFCEDYTSEGGTGKYQAVPGLSLYPQGDSGYSSNLNIQHQPGIIGEQGTNPLPNISGPGTEAFFCSRYVLPSSTYKPEDLRYRLTTQGALSDLTSGLPTLLTGRSIFSTQLAQQYFNTEGPSSYHLGALAGPYGLSAAIPSANPHIGHAHVPGPAGLSSAYMNAGQHPHQYPLSKPYGQPIVGAWSARDLADLTSQVVVPEELKFPSACCVGIACQTSLSIFNPSERWQQVVISIANLSIDGEKVDSLPYQWLIVKNKTIIGPKSTEEQKVLLIAPRAGLYQCTLSVSSWPASAESETVAHAEAFAKKVVLVAVAENPAIQVDIDKTGCLDFGDMTGGSVKALPLKLVNRTRATVPIRLVISANASAWHCFSFSKSPLAMTGDGSVLSSGNLNPVSAPSVINHVMHSSYGDNPDSFLVWVHFNAPQKFSMKSGELGPADDFSARVDIEVDSPGPSRVIQSVALRARSGTARVHAPKDLQPVCLQSLLGQSARQSLPLKNAGNIDVHLRMKSNDCNSSFSVKPDELILRTGEEQNVIVTFTPQDSRKCIEGVLTIFVLPSGPQYEVVLKGEVVQGNSGNASTTPVTVLHSEVPPILSNKQFMSWGGVTLGRAVQQKLVLRNNSPTASQQLRLLIRGQDQDCFQLQSTFGPDERLTRNREMLIKPKEDVVVHLLFAPTRVASMLAKLEIKQSALRTSHPGVKFTIPLSGYGGTSNVILEDVRKCSDGYVATLSGVQAGRVSKLCVCVRNTGSRAAFVRAVAYIDLEKRTVMQSSAISLSPSQFVLKERTQEVITVVMKASRREQALCQSQSAVLATVCLFCGDEISRQQFRKLLRIKPEAGKKVLSENSLLKNISFDEPFLGEELVQEAYDLPQRPNEAQLFYGNMNKVILSLLGSVEMSDSGESDHTECLKPSQHNIPDSDSGLGTSERQFSNVSLDVLPVKGPPLCISEPVLKQPEPRVNHSWSIQPEQLLLTAPSINGTADTKHMQIRNHSDCEMGFELSWPAHCLTITPQHGVIQPRSHLQVLISPNPSLATNSSMLPWIGQIYVQCDDQQKSVRVQIRQDLAMDTSTAGPSPDRSLCPLPPHTETPAGPGLKSQNCSPQPQVEIKNRTLVFPSTLSGESSECCLEVENNGEEVRWYLSSFAPPYVKGVDGSGDVYRATYTAFRCERVSGMLGVKDKMQVPIVFLPRDGGDYAQFWDLECHPVAKPQQKSRVRFQLCGMGIRASAGHSHKDDCTLIRTEGNVKSRKRVEFSGPRAGMEASRRGVYAPQSLYTFPATRVGEVSTLKVNFRNSSSSMHELRFLSPTEPFYIKHSKYSLRTQHYINLPVQFKPAAVGQFSGLLLVQSDDDIELNIDLTGEAVP